One Prosthecobacter vanneervenii genomic window carries:
- the cphA gene encoding cyanophycin synthetase has translation MPNSAPSSELRSTQVRKILALRGPNLWARETVLECRVEFPELTDYVPNWRSWLLSWLPALEPQLSSIDATPQPEALASLLLHITLNLQSRSDLLLSFGKIMPTAEPRTLRIIIQYDEEAVARPAFQLARRMLDAALYGQTLDVNAAITELNDLANDICLGPSTRAMADAARVRGIPVTRLTEGSLVQLGWGSKQRKILAAATSHTSAIAEDIVQDKDFTLKLLNEIGLPVPQGRPVKNAEDAWAAANEIGLPVVVKPQDGNQGRGVALNLYTREQVVTAYAAAREESRSVIVEQFAEGEDYRVLVIGKELIAASRRYPAHVIGDGVHTIQELVAEKNRDPRRAADHAAALSRIRIDAVALAVLAEQGVTPESIPEKDRMILIRRNANLSTGGTAVDCTAEVHPTICAAAVEAAQMVGLDICGLDMIAPDITQPLSPKNGVIIELNARPGLRMHLYPSEGEARPVGKAVIDTMFAPGCRGRIPIVAVTGVNGKTTTTRFIAHLLTQNQWCVGMTSTDGVFVGSRMIDTGDCSGPKSARSILSYPLCDAAVLETARGGILREGLAFDHCDVAVVTNIGCGDHLGINDINTPEQLAEVKQCIVAAVPADGHAVLNAADPLVVKMSETYPRKTIFFALDGENAVIVRHRIKGERAIFVRDGSIVRASGPNEDVFISLSEVPLTHGGRIGFQVENTLASVAAAWALGIDDELIRQGVRSFVPSLDQNAGRFNVLDLKGITVIVDYGHNVDALRALLDGLRQFENKRRIVVYSSAGDRRDSDIVEQGRMLASEFDEAWLYEGDYVRGRESGEIMRLLAQGLENAPRTRRVESIIGHLKSVDLAMESAQAGDLVMIQADTADETVQYLKEKYGAC, from the coding sequence TTGCCAAACTCTGCTCCATCCAGCGAACTCCGCTCCACCCAAGTGCGCAAAATCCTGGCTCTGCGCGGCCCCAACCTCTGGGCCCGTGAAACGGTCCTCGAGTGCCGGGTGGAATTCCCCGAACTGACCGACTACGTGCCCAACTGGCGGTCCTGGCTTCTCTCCTGGCTCCCCGCTCTGGAGCCGCAGCTCAGCTCCATCGATGCCACTCCGCAGCCTGAAGCACTGGCTTCTCTGCTGCTGCACATCACGCTCAATCTCCAAAGCCGCTCTGATCTGCTGCTGAGCTTTGGCAAGATCATGCCCACCGCTGAGCCGCGCACGCTTCGCATCATCATCCAGTATGATGAGGAGGCTGTGGCACGCCCCGCCTTTCAGCTTGCTCGTCGGATGCTCGATGCAGCTCTTTACGGACAGACGCTGGATGTGAACGCCGCCATTACGGAGCTGAATGACCTGGCGAATGACATCTGCCTGGGACCGAGCACCCGTGCCATGGCGGACGCCGCGCGCGTGCGGGGCATCCCGGTCACCCGCCTCACAGAGGGCAGCCTGGTGCAGCTGGGCTGGGGCTCCAAGCAGCGGAAAATCCTGGCCGCCGCCACCAGCCACACGAGCGCGATCGCCGAGGACATCGTGCAGGACAAGGACTTCACCCTCAAGCTGCTCAATGAGATCGGCCTGCCGGTGCCGCAGGGCCGTCCGGTGAAAAACGCCGAGGACGCCTGGGCTGCCGCCAATGAGATCGGCCTGCCGGTGGTGGTGAAACCGCAGGACGGCAACCAAGGCCGTGGTGTGGCGCTCAATTTGTACACCCGCGAGCAGGTGGTCACCGCCTATGCCGCCGCACGCGAGGAAAGCCGCTCCGTGATTGTGGAGCAGTTTGCCGAAGGGGAGGACTACCGGGTGCTCGTGATCGGCAAGGAGCTCATCGCCGCCTCCCGCCGCTACCCGGCGCATGTGATCGGGGACGGAGTGCATACCATTCAGGAGCTGGTGGCTGAGAAAAATCGAGACCCGCGCCGAGCCGCCGACCACGCCGCCGCGCTGAGCCGCATCCGCATTGATGCCGTGGCGCTGGCCGTGCTGGCAGAGCAGGGCGTCACGCCTGAGTCGATCCCTGAGAAGGACCGCATGATCCTCATCCGCCGTAATGCGAACCTCAGCACCGGTGGCACTGCCGTGGACTGTACTGCCGAGGTGCATCCCACGATTTGCGCCGCCGCTGTGGAAGCCGCCCAGATGGTCGGGCTGGACATCTGCGGGCTCGACATGATCGCCCCGGACATCACGCAGCCGCTGAGCCCGAAGAACGGAGTCATCATCGAGCTGAACGCACGCCCCGGGCTGCGCATGCATCTTTACCCCTCAGAGGGCGAAGCCCGTCCGGTGGGCAAGGCGGTGATCGACACCATGTTTGCCCCCGGCTGCCGTGGCCGCATCCCCATCGTGGCGGTGACCGGCGTAAACGGCAAGACCACCACCACACGCTTCATCGCGCATCTGCTGACCCAGAATCAATGGTGCGTGGGGATGACGAGCACGGACGGTGTTTTCGTCGGCTCCCGCATGATCGACACCGGCGACTGCAGTGGCCCCAAAAGCGCCCGCAGCATCCTTTCCTATCCGCTGTGCGATGCCGCCGTGCTGGAAACCGCCCGTGGTGGCATCCTGCGCGAAGGCCTGGCCTTTGACCACTGTGACGTGGCCGTGGTGACCAACATCGGCTGTGGCGACCACCTGGGCATCAATGACATCAACACCCCCGAACAGCTCGCGGAGGTGAAGCAGTGCATCGTGGCTGCCGTACCCGCAGACGGCCATGCCGTGCTGAATGCCGCTGACCCGCTGGTGGTGAAGATGTCTGAAACCTACCCGCGCAAGACCATCTTCTTTGCCCTGGATGGCGAGAACGCCGTCATCGTGCGGCACCGCATCAAGGGAGAGCGCGCCATCTTTGTGCGCGACGGCAGCATCGTCCGCGCCTCCGGTCCCAATGAGGATGTCTTCATTTCGCTGAGCGAGGTGCCCCTCACCCACGGTGGGCGCATCGGCTTCCAGGTGGAAAACACGCTGGCCTCTGTGGCCGCAGCCTGGGCGCTGGGCATCGACGACGAACTCATCCGCCAGGGCGTGCGCAGCTTTGTGCCCAGCCTGGATCAGAACGCTGGCCGCTTCAACGTGCTGGACCTCAAGGGCATCACCGTCATCGTGGACTACGGCCACAACGTGGACGCGCTGCGTGCGCTGCTGGATGGCCTGCGCCAGTTTGAAAACAAGCGCCGCATCGTGGTTTACAGCTCTGCGGGAGATCGCCGCGACAGCGACATCGTCGAGCAGGGCCGCATGCTGGCCTCTGAATTTGACGAGGCCTGGCTCTACGAGGGCGACTATGTGCGCGGCCGTGAGTCTGGCGAGATCATGCGCCTCCTGGCCCAGGGGCTGGAGAACGCCCCGCGCACCCGGCGCGTGGAGTCCATCATCGGTCACCTGAAATCGGTGGATCTGGCCATGGAGTCCGCACAGGCGGGAGATTTGGTGATGATCCAGGCGGATACGGCGGATGAAACCGTGCAGTATCTCAAGGAGAAGTACGGCGCGTGCTGA
- a CDS encoding class I SAM-dependent methyltransferase, whose translation MADTNGYELLDSGSFQKLERFGNVVLSRPCAQAVWRQTRPKADWQQVTATFFRDGGNQWRGRDKLPETWAIEVDGTKFQLSSTDFGHLGIFPEQRDQWQRIRAVCTEYAKKHNRPARVLNLFAYSGGSTLAAAHAGAEVCHVDASKGMVDWARKNAAINGLEEKPVRWIVDDVTKFLERELRRERQYDLLILDPPSYGRGAKGEVFKIENDLPPLLTLLGKLISPEPLGVLLSCHTPELTPISLHHLLLQQFGRSGGKVEQGEMQLRGGPGVLPVPSGSYAWWLA comes from the coding sequence ATGGCTGATACTAACGGTTACGAACTCCTCGACAGCGGCTCTTTCCAGAAGCTGGAGCGCTTTGGCAATGTGGTGCTCTCACGCCCCTGTGCGCAGGCCGTCTGGCGGCAGACGCGGCCCAAGGCGGACTGGCAGCAGGTGACCGCCACCTTTTTCCGCGACGGCGGCAACCAGTGGCGTGGCCGTGACAAACTGCCGGAGACCTGGGCCATCGAGGTGGACGGCACCAAGTTCCAGCTCAGCTCCACCGACTTTGGCCATCTGGGCATCTTTCCCGAGCAGCGCGACCAATGGCAGCGCATCCGCGCCGTGTGCACGGAATACGCCAAAAAGCACAACCGCCCGGCGCGGGTGCTGAACCTCTTTGCCTACTCCGGCGGCAGCACGCTGGCCGCTGCGCATGCCGGGGCGGAAGTCTGTCATGTGGATGCCTCCAAGGGCATGGTGGACTGGGCGCGCAAAAACGCCGCGATCAACGGCCTGGAGGAAAAGCCGGTGCGCTGGATCGTGGATGATGTGACGAAGTTTCTGGAGCGCGAGCTGCGGCGCGAGCGGCAGTACGACCTGCTGATCCTCGACCCGCCCAGCTACGGGCGCGGCGCCAAAGGCGAAGTCTTCAAGATCGAAAACGACCTGCCTCCGCTGCTCACGCTGCTGGGGAAGCTCATCTCCCCCGAGCCGCTCGGAGTGCTGCTCTCCTGCCACACGCCTGAGCTCACGCCCATCTCTCTGCATCATCTGCTGCTGCAGCAGTTTGGCCGCAGCGGCGGCAAGGTGGAGCAGGGTGAGATGCAGCTGCGCGGCGGCCCTGGTGTGCTGCCCGTGCCCAGCGGCAGCTACGCCTGGTGGCTGGCCTGA
- a CDS encoding NAD(P)H-dependent glycerol-3-phosphate dehydrogenase, with the protein MIQSATVIGAGSWGTALAALLSWRGLDVQFWGRDAELMAQLRDTRRSSRYLPDLELPKQVRVTSDLAALQPADMLVFVVPSKAMLGTAKLVAQCGAASRAKVLVSCSKGIELETGRRMTELIGSAIPGVPLAVLTGPNHAEEVARQMATAAVVACADAEMAKAVQACFTLPFFRSYTTDDIVGAEWAGAMKNPYAIAAGIAQGLKMGDNTLAALVTRALAEMVRLGVAEGGKVETFYGLSGVGDLMGTCYSEHSRNHRVGMMLGQGRPLDEIISSTRMVAEGVLNTASLHRAAQARGVRMPLLDEINAVLHQGKSPIEGMRALFSRDPRPEAD; encoded by the coding sequence ATGATCCAGAGCGCCACCGTCATCGGTGCCGGGAGCTGGGGCACCGCACTTGCTGCTTTGCTGTCCTGGCGTGGCCTGGACGTGCAGTTCTGGGGCCGCGATGCCGAGCTGATGGCTCAGCTCCGCGACACCCGCCGCAGCTCACGCTACCTGCCAGATCTGGAGTTGCCGAAGCAGGTGCGGGTCACGTCTGATCTTGCTGCGCTCCAGCCTGCAGACATGCTGGTCTTTGTGGTACCTTCCAAAGCCATGCTCGGCACGGCGAAGCTCGTGGCGCAGTGTGGCGCGGCGTCTCGCGCCAAGGTGCTGGTATCATGCTCCAAGGGCATCGAGCTGGAAACCGGCCGCCGTATGACGGAGCTGATCGGCTCCGCCATCCCCGGCGTGCCGCTGGCCGTGCTCACCGGGCCGAATCATGCGGAGGAAGTGGCACGCCAGATGGCCACCGCTGCCGTGGTGGCCTGCGCAGATGCCGAGATGGCCAAGGCGGTGCAGGCCTGCTTTACGCTGCCATTTTTCCGCAGCTATACGACGGATGACATCGTGGGTGCTGAATGGGCTGGCGCGATGAAGAACCCCTACGCCATCGCGGCGGGCATCGCCCAAGGACTGAAGATGGGGGACAACACCCTCGCCGCCCTCGTCACCCGCGCACTGGCGGAAATGGTGCGCCTCGGCGTGGCTGAAGGCGGCAAGGTGGAGACTTTCTATGGCCTCAGCGGTGTGGGTGATCTCATGGGCACCTGCTACTCCGAGCACAGCCGCAACCACCGCGTGGGCATGATGCTGGGGCAGGGCCGCCCGCTGGATGAGATCATCTCCAGCACACGCATGGTGGCCGAGGGCGTGCTGAACACCGCCAGCCTGCACCGTGCGGCCCAGGCACGCGGCGTGCGCATGCCGCTGCTGGACGAGATCAACGCGGTGCTGCATCAGGGCAAATCCCCCATTGAGGGTATGCGCGCCCTCTTCTCACGAGATCCCCGCCCTGAGGCGGACTGA
- a CDS encoding cyanophycin metabolism-associated ABC transporter, translating to MPLSYLQDLPDLLLQHAESRLASGERTVARLMTDLDAGLHFRHGLIVLTNMRLLHFEDSGSKQPRFVSWKLADLQEFKLEEMGATIALHLIGGGTLLGQWRVTSGCLRQAEAFVARFREQCRILSGEDAGAEAGSAEAAEEEEEELFDSEVSDSANIPAAKPLFRLLTFCRPWYRLLLLGLTLTMASTGAQMIAPWLTMSLVDDVLIPLQSQTEHVHVHKVYMFISALALAALLTWALNWGKTFVVARIAELVTSRMRRETFEHLQKLSLTYFNRKRTGDLISRISSDTEHLSLFISVNFIDFFCDVLQFLFTAVILFSINPLLAVAALGPVPIIAWMVQRVREYLRGGFAAASRAGSQLTSVLADTIPGVRVVKAFAQEQREIERFRIADKHIFDTNDRVNKTWSFFTPMIKLLTDIGLLIVWAVGAWSVAHDSITVGVLTGFVLYISSFYERMDSMSRFTASMQRAAASAHRIFDVLDVKPDVPAQLNPIKVGRLRGEIEFKEVKFRHGSREIIRGINLKIAPGEMVGFVGPSGAGKTTLVNLACRFFEVSEGAVLVDGHNLSEIDVMAYRRNLGLVLQEPYLFYGTISENIAYGKPDATRAEIVAAAHAARAHDFIMRLPDAYDSMVGERGQALSGGERQRISIARALLVDPAILILDEATSAVDTETEREIQAALDHLVKGRTTIAIAHRLGTLRKANRLVVIEEGRIKEIGTHEELLERSGSYARLHQAMLEVNNA from the coding sequence TTGCCCCTTTCCTACCTCCAAGACCTTCCCGATCTCCTGCTTCAGCATGCCGAATCAAGACTGGCATCCGGGGAGCGCACGGTGGCCCGTCTGATGACGGACCTGGATGCTGGGCTGCACTTTCGCCATGGGCTGATCGTTCTGACCAACATGCGCCTGCTGCATTTTGAGGACTCCGGTTCCAAGCAGCCGCGCTTTGTTTCCTGGAAGCTCGCGGACCTGCAGGAGTTCAAGCTGGAGGAGATGGGGGCCACCATCGCTCTGCACCTCATCGGCGGGGGCACCCTGCTGGGTCAGTGGCGAGTCACCTCCGGCTGCCTGCGTCAGGCGGAGGCCTTTGTGGCACGCTTCCGCGAGCAATGCCGCATCCTCAGCGGAGAGGACGCCGGTGCAGAGGCCGGAAGCGCCGAAGCAGCCGAAGAGGAGGAAGAAGAGCTTTTTGACTCTGAAGTTTCCGACAGCGCCAACATCCCCGCCGCCAAGCCACTCTTCCGCCTGCTGACCTTCTGCCGCCCATGGTACCGCCTGCTGCTGCTGGGGCTGACGCTGACCATGGCAAGCACGGGGGCGCAGATGATCGCCCCCTGGCTGACGATGTCCCTCGTGGATGATGTGCTGATCCCGCTGCAGAGCCAGACGGAGCATGTGCATGTGCACAAGGTCTATATGTTCATCTCCGCCCTGGCGCTGGCCGCGCTGCTGACCTGGGCGCTGAACTGGGGCAAGACCTTTGTGGTGGCACGGATCGCCGAGCTGGTGACCAGCCGCATGCGGCGGGAGACCTTTGAGCACCTTCAGAAGCTCTCCCTGACCTACTTCAACCGCAAACGCACCGGAGACCTCATCTCCCGCATCAGCTCGGACACGGAGCATCTCTCCCTGTTCATCTCGGTGAACTTCATCGACTTCTTTTGCGATGTGCTGCAGTTCCTCTTCACGGCGGTCATTCTCTTCAGCATCAATCCCCTGCTGGCCGTGGCCGCGCTGGGCCCGGTGCCCATCATCGCGTGGATGGTGCAGCGTGTGCGCGAGTACCTACGTGGTGGCTTTGCCGCCGCCAGCCGTGCGGGCAGCCAGCTGACCAGCGTGCTGGCAGACACCATCCCCGGCGTGCGCGTGGTGAAGGCCTTTGCGCAGGAGCAGCGGGAGATCGAGCGCTTCCGCATCGCGGACAAGCACATCTTTGACACCAATGACCGCGTGAACAAGACCTGGTCCTTCTTCACGCCCATGATCAAGCTGCTCACAGACATCGGCCTGCTCATCGTCTGGGCCGTGGGTGCCTGGAGCGTGGCGCATGACAGCATCACCGTGGGGGTGCTGACGGGCTTTGTTCTCTACATCAGCAGCTTCTACGAGCGCATGGACTCCATGAGCCGCTTCACCGCCTCCATGCAGCGCGCGGCCGCCAGTGCGCACCGCATCTTTGACGTGCTGGATGTGAAGCCGGACGTGCCTGCGCAGCTGAACCCCATCAAGGTGGGCCGCCTGCGCGGGGAGATCGAGTTCAAGGAGGTGAAATTCCGCCATGGCTCACGTGAGATCATTCGCGGCATCAACCTCAAGATCGCCCCCGGGGAGATGGTGGGCTTTGTGGGCCCGAGCGGCGCTGGCAAGACCACGCTGGTAAACCTGGCCTGCCGCTTCTTTGAGGTGAGCGAAGGCGCCGTGCTGGTGGATGGCCATAATCTGAGCGAGATCGACGTCATGGCCTACCGCCGGAACCTCGGCCTCGTGCTGCAGGAGCCCTATCTCTTCTACGGCACCATCTCCGAAAACATCGCCTATGGAAAGCCGGACGCCACGCGCGCCGAGATCGTAGCCGCCGCACATGCGGCACGTGCGCACGACTTCATCATGCGCCTGCCGGATGCCTACGACAGCATGGTGGGAGAGCGCGGCCAGGCGCTCTCTGGCGGCGAGCGCCAGCGCATCAGCATCGCCCGTGCGCTGCTGGTGGACCCCGCCATTCTGATTCTCGATGAAGCCACCTCCGCCGTGGACACGGAGACCGAGCGCGAGATCCAGGCCGCGCTGGACCACCTCGTGAAAGGCCGCACGACCATCGCCATCGCCCACCGCCTGGGCACCCTGCGCAAGGCCAACCGCCTGGTGGTCATTGAAGAAGGGCGCATCAAGGAAATCGGCACCCATGAGGAACTGCTTGAGCGCAGCGGCAGCTATGCCCGCCTGCACCAGGCCATGCTGGAGGTGAACAACGCATGA
- a CDS encoding ABC transporter permease has translation MTAFLLRRAFSSVIVIFCVISITFVLARITPGGPFDREKEPPKHVKEALEKKYKLSGTLWQQYTSYVSSLVHLDLGLSTKYRDWSVAELLKQKMPNSFALGALAFVIASCAGVTLGSLAAMKRETWIDRSAMFAALLTISIPSFVSGPFLIALFALGLGWLPVGGWGTVQQMILPGLCLAAPYIAYVARLMRNSLLDVLKSDFLRTARAKGLSETQAVVRHAVKVAILPVITFLGPLAAHLLTGSMIVESVFNISGAGMIFVNSIQNRDVFLLGGAVIVYCVLLVLFNLLVDVIYTLLDKRIKLYA, from the coding sequence ATGACTGCGTTTCTCCTCCGCCGCGCCTTCAGCAGCGTGATCGTGATCTTCTGCGTGATCTCGATCACCTTCGTGCTGGCGCGGATCACGCCCGGGGGCCCCTTTGACAGGGAGAAGGAGCCCCCCAAGCACGTGAAGGAGGCGCTGGAAAAAAAGTACAAGCTCAGCGGCACCCTGTGGCAGCAGTACACCTCCTATGTCTCCTCCCTGGTGCATCTGGACCTGGGGCTTTCCACCAAGTACCGTGACTGGAGCGTGGCCGAGCTGCTGAAGCAGAAGATGCCCAATTCCTTTGCGCTGGGCGCGCTGGCCTTTGTGATCGCGAGCTGTGCCGGCGTCACGCTCGGCAGTCTGGCGGCGATGAAGCGCGAAACTTGGATCGATCGCTCGGCGATGTTCGCTGCACTGCTGACCATCTCCATCCCTTCCTTTGTCAGCGGGCCGTTTTTGATCGCCCTCTTCGCGCTAGGGCTGGGCTGGCTGCCGGTGGGCGGCTGGGGCACGGTGCAGCAGATGATCCTGCCCGGGCTCTGCCTCGCCGCGCCCTACATCGCCTACGTGGCGCGGCTGATGCGCAACAGCCTGCTGGACGTGCTGAAGAGCGACTTTCTGCGCACCGCGCGCGCCAAGGGGCTGAGCGAGACGCAGGCCGTGGTGCGGCATGCGGTCAAGGTGGCCATCCTGCCGGTGATCACCTTTCTCGGGCCGCTGGCGGCGCATCTGCTCACGGGCTCGATGATCGTGGAAAGCGTCTTCAACATCTCCGGCGCGGGGATGATCTTTGTGAACTCGATCCAGAACCGCGATGTCTTCCTGCTCGGTGGCGCGGTCATTGTGTACTGCGTGCTGCTCGTGCTTTTCAATCTGCTGGTGGACGTGATCTACACGCTGCTGGACAAACGCATCAAACTCTATGCCTGA
- a CDS encoding ABC transporter permease — MPEAAAPAAIARPDGWQILKRNRAALIALGFLACLSLIAIVVPLLLPEALKLTSSNSFVPPSSAHLLGTDVNGQDMLYRLLSGARVSLGVGLVGALISLGIGTLYGMISGYAGGRVDGVMMRTIEVLQSVPRILFIMILIAALDEYVKEWVDGWRLSAEAHGWGWTAKVMTDLKAYSKVLVMVVSLGLVEWLTMARIVRGQVLVLREMTFVTASRAMGQSAWGVLWRHLLPNLSTIILTYLTLTIPAVILDESLLSFLGLGIEDPAASWGSLLKDGAQVINPIESKWWLLVFPALLMSASLLALNFLGDGLRDAFDPKSRE, encoded by the coding sequence ATGCCTGAAGCCGCCGCTCCAGCAGCCATCGCACGGCCGGACGGCTGGCAGATCCTGAAGCGCAACCGCGCGGCGCTCATCGCGCTCGGGTTTCTCGCGTGCCTGTCCCTCATCGCCATCGTGGTGCCCCTGCTGCTGCCTGAGGCGCTGAAGCTCACCAGCAGCAACTCCTTCGTGCCTCCTTCATCGGCGCACCTGCTGGGCACCGACGTGAACGGGCAGGACATGCTCTACCGCCTGCTCTCCGGCGCGCGTGTCTCGCTCGGTGTGGGCTTGGTGGGCGCGCTGATCAGCCTCGGCATCGGCACGCTTTATGGAATGATCAGCGGCTACGCGGGCGGGCGTGTTGATGGCGTGATGATGCGCACCATCGAGGTGCTGCAGTCTGTGCCGCGCATCCTCTTCATCATGATCCTCATCGCCGCGCTGGATGAGTATGTGAAGGAATGGGTGGATGGCTGGCGGCTCTCTGCCGAAGCGCATGGCTGGGGATGGACAGCCAAAGTGATGACGGACTTGAAGGCCTACTCCAAAGTGCTGGTGATGGTCGTTTCACTCGGCCTCGTCGAATGGCTGACGATGGCGCGCATTGTACGCGGACAGGTGCTGGTGCTGCGGGAGATGACCTTTGTGACAGCCTCCCGCGCCATGGGCCAAAGCGCCTGGGGCGTGCTGTGGCGGCACCTGCTGCCCAATCTGAGCACCATCATCCTCACTTACCTCACGCTCACCATTCCCGCAGTGATTTTGGATGAGTCCCTCCTGAGCTTTCTCGGCCTCGGCATCGAAGATCCCGCCGCAAGCTGGGGCTCTCTGCTCAAGGATGGCGCGCAGGTCATCAATCCCATCGAGAGCAAGTGGTGGCTGCTCGTCTTTCCCGCCCTGCTCATGTCCGCCAGCCTCCTTGCCCTGAACTTCCTCGGCGATGGCCTGCGCGATGCGTTTGACCCGAAAAGCAGAGAGTGA
- the plsY gene encoding glycerol-3-phosphate 1-O-acyltransferase PlsY, protein MTTTTAIILSIASGYLCGSVPFGYLAGKLKGIDIRQHGSGNIGATNAIRVLGKGIGIPVFILDMVKGWLPVWLAAGWIAQTGATVEVISIGKVLAGFAAVLGHMFTFWLGFKGGKGIATTGGVLFGISKAGMLGGWIGFLTFLFAFRYVSLGSLAAAVGVPTAMAIQMYREGQWDFVMLGFGIVVMILAFVRHRSNIQRLLAGTESKAFTKKKPQP, encoded by the coding sequence ATGACCACGACCACTGCCATCATCCTTAGCATTGCCTCCGGTTATCTCTGCGGCTCGGTGCCGTTTGGCTACCTCGCAGGAAAGCTCAAGGGAATCGACATACGTCAGCATGGCAGCGGCAATATTGGTGCCACCAATGCCATCCGCGTGCTGGGGAAGGGGATCGGCATCCCGGTGTTTATCCTGGACATGGTTAAAGGCTGGCTGCCGGTGTGGCTGGCGGCGGGCTGGATCGCCCAGACCGGAGCTACGGTGGAGGTGATCTCCATCGGCAAGGTGCTGGCAGGTTTTGCTGCCGTGCTCGGCCACATGTTCACCTTCTGGCTGGGCTTTAAAGGCGGCAAAGGCATCGCCACCACGGGTGGTGTGCTCTTTGGTATTTCCAAGGCGGGCATGCTTGGCGGCTGGATCGGCTTCCTGACCTTTCTCTTTGCCTTCCGCTATGTGTCGCTCGGCTCGCTGGCGGCGGCGGTGGGCGTGCCCACGGCCATGGCCATCCAGATGTATCGTGAGGGACAGTGGGACTTTGTCATGCTGGGCTTTGGCATCGTGGTCATGATCCTCGCCTTTGTGCGTCACCGCTCCAACATCCAGCGCCTGCTCGCAGGCACGGAGAGCAAAGCCTTCACCAAAAAGAAGCCGCAGCCATGA
- a CDS encoding DUF1854 domain-containing protein — protein sequence MSTTPPPDISFEQDALGRLILIAPGGTRHVNVHPAKMFPLTEKDHWISIQSENSREILCVEDPQTLPEPSRSLLLGALARRDFVPIIQVIHRIVRMADGHQWHVTTDRGDTTFEVETDESIQNLGHGRLVIVDRRNTRYLIPSVPSLDRVSKRKLEHYY from the coding sequence ATGAGCACGACGCCACCACCAGACATCTCCTTTGAGCAGGACGCTCTGGGCCGCCTCATCCTCATCGCCCCCGGCGGCACACGTCACGTCAATGTGCATCCCGCCAAGATGTTCCCGCTCACGGAGAAAGATCACTGGATCTCCATCCAGTCTGAAAACTCACGTGAAATCCTCTGTGTGGAGGACCCCCAGACTCTGCCAGAGCCCTCGCGCTCATTGCTGCTCGGCGCGCTGGCGCGGCGCGACTTCGTGCCCATCATCCAGGTGATCCACCGCATCGTGCGCATGGCGGACGGCCACCAGTGGCATGTGACCACAGACCGTGGAGACACCACGTTTGAAGTGGAGACGGATGAGAGCATCCAAAATCTGGGCCACGGCAGACTGGTAATAGTGGACAGACGAAACACTCGCTATCTAATTCCGAGCGTACCCAGCCTCGACCGCGTGAGCAAACGCAAGCTGGAGCACTACTATTAA